From one Halosimplex rubrum genomic stretch:
- a CDS encoding glycerophosphodiester phosphodiesterase translates to MELVGHRGCPDHGPENTARAVASAARHLPAVEVDLRRCGSGELVAAHDERVDGFTDGTGRVADLDLAALRGLRVDGSDEPVATFAEILDAAPVETTLHVELKEPGLWRDVQATLDRTDRPPVRLSSFSAPALAEIARSEWDPETGLLFGDHPIANLDLAAALDCANVHPPAGLCLDPGGRALVERAHDAGFGVYAWGLDAAAGDRESRSATVRGLADRGVDGVTTDTWDLPSP, encoded by the coding sequence ATGGAACTCGTCGGTCACCGGGGTTGCCCCGACCACGGTCCGGAGAACACCGCCCGGGCGGTCGCGTCGGCCGCGCGCCACCTCCCCGCCGTCGAGGTCGACCTCCGGCGCTGCGGCTCGGGCGAACTCGTCGCCGCCCACGACGAGCGCGTCGACGGCTTCACCGACGGGACCGGCCGCGTCGCCGACCTCGACCTGGCGGCCTTGCGGGGCCTGCGCGTCGACGGCTCCGACGAGCCCGTCGCCACGTTCGCCGAGATTCTCGACGCCGCCCCCGTCGAAACGACGCTCCACGTCGAACTCAAAGAGCCCGGCCTCTGGCGGGACGTGCAGGCGACGCTGGACCGGACGGACCGGCCGCCCGTTCGCCTCTCGTCGTTCTCGGCGCCGGCGCTGGCCGAGATCGCCCGCTCGGAGTGGGACCCGGAGACGGGCCTGCTGTTCGGCGACCACCCGATCGCGAACCTTGACCTCGCGGCCGCGCTGGACTGCGCGAACGTCCACCCGCCCGCGGGGCTGTGTCTCGACCCCGGCGGTCGCGCCCTCGTCGAGCGAGCCCACGACGCCGGGTTCGGCGTCTACGCCTGGGGACTGGACGCGGCGGCCGGCGACCGGGAGAGTCGGTCGGCGACGGTCCGGGGGCTGGCCGACCGCGGCGTCGACGGCGTGACGACCGACACCTGGGACCTCCCGTCGCCGTAG
- a CDS encoding universal stress protein — MTRYLLATASVHTTAAAADYLADRLGADDEVVVLTASEPDLDARDAGDAANVARSRLLPATVDVLERTGDPADEIRTVLAERDADALLLGPRRGDPAASGDGDGPAAGSALGSTVRALLGDVAVPVVVVPVPESSEPA, encoded by the coding sequence GTGACCCGCTATCTCCTCGCGACCGCGTCGGTCCACACGACCGCCGCGGCCGCCGACTACCTCGCCGACCGACTCGGCGCCGACGACGAGGTCGTCGTGCTCACGGCTTCGGAGCCCGACCTCGACGCCCGCGACGCCGGCGACGCCGCCAACGTCGCCCGGTCGCGGTTGCTGCCCGCGACCGTCGACGTGCTGGAACGGACGGGCGACCCCGCCGACGAGATCCGAACCGTCCTCGCCGAGCGAGACGCCGACGCGCTCCTGCTCGGGCCGCGCCGGGGTGACCCAGCGGCGAGCGGCGACGGTGACGGCCCGGCCGCCGGTTCCGCGCTCGGCTCGACGGTTCGCGCGCTGCTCGGTGACGTGGCCGTGCCGGTCGTGGTCGTGCCGGTGCCCGAGTCGTCGGAGCCCGCCTGA
- a CDS encoding metal ABC transporter permease has product MSAGAAAALAATVLAAVDPSLVTPSVVDPSLALPLQGGLGAVGDLVFGVLLWVLEQWYWLMDWAYYLTGLEMLNPRFRFMQRAILVGLCVGVMAPLIGTFLVHRQLALIGDALAHTGFAGVAVGLFLNAVIDLGVSPYLTAVIVAMIAALCIELISETTDAYNDVSMAIVLSTGFALGTTLISLNAGGLAVGVDQFLFGNLSTVSPQSAAILLVLFAVIVGTVAVTRNQLLYVTFDETAAEVSGIPVNWYNRVMVMLTAMVVVGAMQIMGVILVAAMLVVPVAGATQVSRSFSESLVVSVVLAELAVLLGIAAAYYGGVTAGGVIVLFAVGIYVCAVAVGKIQSARGERTTPDTGSIEADGADIGLAAEDD; this is encoded by the coding sequence ATGAGCGCGGGAGCGGCGGCCGCGCTCGCGGCGACCGTCCTCGCCGCCGTGGACCCGTCGCTGGTGACCCCGTCGGTCGTGGACCCGTCGCTCGCGCTCCCCCTGCAGGGCGGGCTGGGCGCCGTCGGCGACCTCGTCTTCGGCGTCCTCCTGTGGGTCTTAGAGCAGTGGTACTGGCTGATGGACTGGGCGTACTACCTCACGGGCCTGGAGATGCTGAACCCGCGCTTCCGGTTCATGCAGCGGGCGATACTCGTCGGGCTCTGCGTCGGCGTGATGGCGCCGCTCATCGGGACCTTCCTCGTCCACCGACAGCTCGCGCTCATCGGTGACGCGCTGGCCCACACCGGGTTCGCCGGCGTCGCCGTCGGGCTGTTCCTCAACGCCGTCATCGACCTGGGGGTGTCGCCGTACCTCACCGCGGTCATCGTGGCGATGATCGCCGCGCTCTGTATCGAACTCATCTCCGAGACCACCGACGCCTACAACGACGTGTCGATGGCGATCGTCCTCTCGACGGGGTTCGCGCTGGGAACGACCCTCATCAGCCTCAACGCGGGCGGGCTCGCCGTCGGCGTCGACCAGTTCCTCTTCGGGAACCTCTCGACGGTGTCGCCACAGAGCGCGGCCATCCTCCTGGTGCTGTTCGCCGTCATCGTCGGGACGGTGGCCGTCACGCGCAACCAGCTGCTGTACGTCACCTTCGACGAGACCGCGGCCGAGGTCTCGGGGATCCCCGTCAACTGGTACAACCGCGTGATGGTGATGCTGACGGCGATGGTCGTCGTCGGCGCGATGCAGATCATGGGCGTCATCCTCGTCGCGGCGATGCTCGTGGTCCCGGTCGCCGGTGCGACCCAGGTGTCCCGGAGCTTCTCCGAGTCGCTCGTGGTCTCGGTCGTCCTCGCGGAACTGGCGGTGTTGCTGGGCATCGCCGCCGCCTACTACGGCGGGGTCACGGCCGGCGGGGTCATCGTCCTCTTCGCCGTGGGGATCTACGTCTGTGCCGTCGCGGTCGGCAAGATCCAGTCCGCCCGCGGCGAGCGGACCACGCCAGACACGGGGAGTATCGAGGCCGACGGCGCCGATATCGGGCTCGCGGCCGAGGACGACTGA
- a CDS encoding metal ABC transporter ATP-binding protein, giving the protein MNSQNIDSGTAERADERTTTAADAEATASEPVVDLAGVTFGYTATPVVEDVSLAVDPGEYVAVVGPNGSGKSTLMQLMLGLLEPDAGRARLFGERADRFDDGERVGYVSQHASAAKEMPITVREVVKMGRFPHVGFGRLSSEDWAVVDEALATVGMTAFADRRVTQLSGGQRQRAFIARALAGEADLLVLDEPTVGVDAESVDAFYDLLAALNAEGITVLLIEHDLGAVVEHADRVVCLNREVYFDGPTDEFVDSDALARAFGPGARSLAGVDG; this is encoded by the coding sequence ATGAACTCGCAGAATATCGACTCCGGAACCGCGGAGAGAGCGGACGAGCGGACGACCACAGCGGCGGACGCGGAGGCCACGGCGAGCGAGCCGGTCGTCGATCTCGCGGGCGTCACCTTCGGCTACACGGCGACGCCGGTGGTCGAGGACGTGTCGCTGGCCGTCGACCCGGGCGAGTACGTCGCGGTCGTGGGCCCGAACGGTTCGGGGAAGTCGACCCTGATGCAGCTGATGCTCGGGCTGCTCGAACCCGACGCGGGACGGGCCCGCCTGTTCGGCGAGCGCGCCGACCGCTTCGACGACGGCGAGCGGGTCGGCTACGTCTCCCAGCACGCCAGCGCCGCGAAGGAGATGCCCATCACCGTCCGCGAGGTGGTGAAGATGGGTCGGTTCCCCCACGTCGGGTTCGGGCGGCTATCGAGCGAGGACTGGGCCGTTGTCGACGAGGCGCTGGCGACCGTCGGGATGACGGCGTTCGCCGACCGGCGCGTCACGCAGCTGTCGGGCGGACAGCGCCAGCGCGCGTTCATCGCGCGGGCGCTGGCGGGCGAGGCCGACCTGCTCGTCTTAGACGAGCCGACCGTCGGCGTCGACGCCGAGTCGGTCGACGCCTTCTACGACCTGCTGGCGGCGCTGAACGCCGAGGGGATCACCGTCCTGCTCATCGAGCACGACCTCGGGGCGGTCGTCGAACACGCCGACCGCGTCGTCTGTCTCAACCGCGAGGTGTACTTCGACGGGCCGACCGACGAGTTCGTCGACAGCGACGCGCTGGCCCGTGCGTTCGGGCCCGGGGCGCGGTCGCTGGCGGGGGTCGACGGATGA
- a CDS encoding metal ABC transporter substrate-binding protein gives MSHDTDDQQAVTRRDALRAGGAAMLAGVAGCTALPSAPVEAGSDGDGGSEPVAVASFFSFFDFGRRIAEGTPLTVENLVPTGLHGHGWEPNASITRRIIEADAFVHVGEEFQPWADRAIRTIEGDGVDTALINVREGIELVDLAASLDRDEEGVGAQRGKDPHFWLDPRRAKRSVDNIADGFAEIVPEHADALRENAETYKSDVLDRIDADYEAIFDRSGRDVVQLAAHNAFQYLGVRYGVRMRPLVTSLAASGDVKPADIREAERVIRENDIKYIANGVFESQRPAQQLVRETDVEAYFPVTPYAGVHEEWVARNWGYEEIAYNVNMPTLDIVLGNETPENAAPSAEWLEQWRNFEPR, from the coding sequence ATGTCACACGATACAGACGACCAACAGGCAGTGACGCGACGGGACGCGCTCCGCGCCGGCGGCGCGGCGATGCTGGCGGGTGTGGCCGGTTGCACGGCGCTCCCGAGCGCGCCGGTCGAGGCCGGGAGCGACGGCGACGGCGGGAGCGAGCCGGTCGCCGTGGCGTCCTTTTTCAGCTTCTTCGACTTCGGCCGACGGATCGCCGAGGGGACCCCGCTGACGGTGGAGAACCTCGTCCCGACGGGGTTGCACGGCCACGGGTGGGAGCCCAACGCCAGCATCACCCGGCGCATCATCGAGGCGGACGCGTTCGTCCACGTCGGCGAGGAGTTCCAGCCCTGGGCCGACCGAGCTATCCGGACCATCGAGGGCGACGGCGTGGACACGGCGCTGATCAACGTCCGGGAGGGGATCGAACTGGTGGACCTCGCCGCGTCGCTGGACCGCGACGAGGAGGGCGTCGGCGCCCAGCGCGGGAAGGACCCGCACTTCTGGCTGGATCCGCGGCGCGCGAAGCGGTCCGTCGACAACATCGCCGACGGGTTCGCGGAGATCGTCCCAGAACACGCCGACGCCCTCCGCGAGAACGCCGAGACGTACAAGTCCGACGTGCTCGACCGTATCGACGCGGACTACGAGGCCATCTTCGACCGGTCCGGCCGCGACGTCGTCCAGCTGGCCGCGCACAACGCCTTCCAGTACCTCGGGGTGCGCTACGGCGTGCGGATGCGACCGCTGGTGACCAGCCTCGCGGCGAGCGGCGACGTCAAGCCCGCCGACATCCGCGAGGCCGAGCGAGTCATCCGCGAGAACGATATCAAGTATATCGCCAACGGCGTCTTCGAGTCCCAGCGCCCCGCCCAGCAGCTCGTCCGCGAGACGGACGTGGAGGCGTACTTCCCCGTGACGCCGTACGCCGGCGTCCACGAGGAGTGGGTCGCACGGAACTGGGGCTACGAGGAGATCGCGTACAACGTCAACATGCCGACGCTCGACATCGTCCTCGGCAACGAGACGCCCGAGAACGCGGCGCCGTCGGCCGAGTGGCTCGAACAGTGGCGGAACTTCGAACCGAGATGA
- a CDS encoding type II toxin-antitoxin system HicA family toxin: MVRTTFSGREIIAVLTDFGYEPVSRSGSHVRLRYENADTGEVRNVDVPMHTEVRIGTLHSIADQCGAEAFEAWCRWIDDHA, from the coding sequence ATGGTGCGGACGACGTTCTCGGGACGGGAGATCATCGCTGTCCTGACCGACTTCGGGTACGAACCTGTCTCCCGATCCGGGAGTCACGTTCGACTCCGGTACGAGAACGCCGACACCGGAGAGGTCAGAAACGTAGACGTTCCGATGCACACGGAAGTTCGGATCGGAACACTACACTCGATCGCCGACCAGTGCGGCGCCGAAGCGTTCGAGGCGTGGTGCCGCTGGATCGACGACCACGCGTAG
- a CDS encoding type II toxin-antitoxin system HicB family antitoxin — protein MASATDDPDGDGPDGVEFVREDDGTVTARDLETGLARGGDSRAEALAQLAEVLELHEGGGESIENPDEFLRDELDVDPDERDADGPLPEFLR, from the coding sequence ATGGCAAGCGCGACCGACGACCCCGACGGCGACGGTCCCGACGGCGTCGAGTTCGTCCGGGAGGACGACGGGACAGTCACCGCACGGGACCTAGAGACGGGGCTCGCACGCGGTGGCGACAGCCGCGCGGAGGCGCTCGCACAGCTCGCGGAGGTACTCGAACTCCACGAGGGCGGCGGCGAGTCCATCGAAAACCCCGACGAGTTCCTTCGAGACGAACTCGATGTCGATCCGGACGAGCGCGACGCCGACGGACCGCTCCCCGAGTTTCTTCGTTGA
- a CDS encoding GNAT family N-acetyltransferase has translation MHSDARGTARRHWADIIGCRPESVFDSATTVTEWGQNGVEILCWESGGAVGAPPAFLEALREHADHVPFDIDRKGARALVEPVAAVDDVLGPQFVEYCDETTFDPVERGVRRIEPRRLDWLRDPCPVEEWVRSGLAVDADVPTFAVLRADRPVAAVQYGVVDGVAKLAVASHPAHRGEGHAKAAVSAATAHALDRGHLVEYRTVERWTASVALAGGLGFERVARSLLVELK, from the coding sequence ATGCACTCCGATGCCCGTGGAACTGCCAGGCGCCACTGGGCCGACATCATCGGTTGCCGCCCCGAGTCGGTCTTCGACTCGGCGACGACGGTGACGGAATGGGGCCAGAACGGCGTCGAAATTCTCTGTTGGGAGAGCGGCGGGGCCGTCGGCGCACCGCCCGCATTTCTCGAGGCGCTCCGGGAGCACGCCGACCACGTCCCGTTCGATATCGACCGCAAAGGGGCACGGGCGCTGGTCGAACCCGTGGCGGCAGTCGACGACGTGCTCGGTCCCCAGTTCGTCGAGTACTGCGACGAAACCACCTTCGATCCCGTCGAACGCGGGGTCCGGCGGATCGAGCCCCGTCGACTCGACTGGCTCCGCGACCCCTGTCCGGTCGAGGAGTGGGTGCGTTCGGGACTCGCTGTCGATGCCGACGTACCGACGTTCGCAGTGCTTCGAGCCGACCGACCGGTCGCGGCGGTCCAGTACGGCGTCGTCGACGGTGTGGCGAAACTCGCGGTCGCTTCGCACCCGGCACACCGCGGCGAGGGGCACGCCAAGGCGGCGGTCTCTGCGGCGACCGCCCACGCGCTCGACCGCGGGCATCTCGTGGAGTATCGGACGGTCGAACGGTGGACGGCCTCTGTGGCGCTGGCCGGGGGACTCGGGTTCGAACGGGTCGCACGGAGCCTGCTGGTCGAATTGAAATAG
- a CDS encoding ORC1-type DNA replication protein, which translates to MTEDPEEGMLSWDESVFRDEHVFEIDYLPETFLHRDTQMETLKYALRPAVRGSRPLNVVARGPPGTGKTTAVQKLFGELRAQTDVKTVRVNCQVNSTRYSVFSRLFEGVFDYEPPSSGISFKKLFSQITDQLVDDDRVLAVALDDVNYLFYEDEASDTLYSLLRAHEEQGGAKIGVVCISSDLDLDVIDALDTRVQSVFRPEDVYFPKYDQTEIVDILEERVDRGFHEGVMDAPVLDRVAECTEEQGGDLRVGIDLMRRAGLNAEMRASKAIEMQDVEKAYDKSKYVHLSRRLQELSEAESALLEVIAEHDGKRAGDIYDVFNDETGLGYTRYSEVTNKLDQLGIITASYADVEGRGRSRELTLNYDADAVLERL; encoded by the coding sequence ATGACGGAGGACCCCGAGGAGGGGATGCTGTCGTGGGACGAGTCGGTGTTCCGCGACGAACACGTCTTCGAGATCGACTACCTGCCGGAGACGTTTCTCCACCGCGACACGCAGATGGAGACGCTGAAGTACGCGCTCCGCCCTGCCGTCCGGGGCTCGCGACCGCTCAACGTCGTCGCGCGCGGGCCGCCGGGGACGGGCAAGACCACGGCGGTCCAGAAGCTGTTCGGCGAACTGCGCGCCCAGACCGACGTGAAGACGGTGCGGGTCAACTGCCAGGTCAACTCCACCCGGTACTCGGTGTTCTCGCGGCTCTTCGAAGGGGTGTTCGACTACGAGCCGCCCTCCTCGGGCATCTCGTTCAAGAAGCTGTTCTCCCAGATCACCGACCAGCTGGTCGACGACGACCGCGTGCTGGCGGTCGCGCTCGACGACGTGAACTACCTCTTCTACGAGGACGAGGCCTCCGACACCCTCTACTCGCTCCTGCGCGCGCACGAGGAGCAGGGCGGCGCGAAGATCGGCGTCGTCTGCATCTCCTCGGACCTGGATCTCGACGTGATCGACGCGCTGGACACGCGCGTCCAGAGCGTCTTCCGTCCGGAGGACGTGTACTTCCCGAAGTACGACCAGACGGAGATCGTCGACATCCTCGAAGAGCGGGTCGACCGGGGGTTCCACGAGGGCGTGATGGACGCGCCGGTCCTCGACCGGGTCGCCGAGTGTACCGAGGAACAGGGCGGGGACCTGCGCGTCGGCATCGACCTGATGCGCCGTGCGGGGCTCAACGCCGAGATGCGCGCGAGCAAGGCCATCGAGATGCAGGACGTCGAGAAGGCCTACGACAAGTCCAAGTACGTCCACCTCTCGCGGCGCCTGCAGGAACTCTCGGAGGCCGAGAGCGCCCTGCTGGAGGTGATCGCCGAGCACGACGGCAAGCGCGCCGGCGACATCTACGACGTGTTCAACGACGAGACCGGGCTGGGCTACACCCGCTACTCCGAGGTGACGAACAAGCTCGACCAGCTGGGGATCATCACCGCCAGCTACGCCGACGTGGAGGGACGGGGCCGCTCGCGGGAACTGACGCTGAACTACGACGCCGACGCGGTGCTGGAGCGGCTCTGA
- a CDS encoding NUDIX hydrolase, with amino-acid sequence MDRSRAGGTLPQYGADRGDALPSRRRRLDARPRLRRDGVESEPETTEEAVPEWYPTEAVPYDEMWIDDRVWLPHLVAGETFRGTFVLSDDGESLVRYEMDIGVAVE; translated from the coding sequence ATGGATCGAAGCCGAGCCGGCGGGACGCTCCCCCAGTATGGAGCCGACCGAGGCGACGCTCTGCCATCCCGTCGTCGACGACTCGATGCACGTCCACGTCTTCGCCGCGACGGCGTCGAGAGCGAGCCCGAGACGACCGAGGAGGCCGTCCCGGAGTGGTACCCCACGGAGGCGGTACCCTACGACGAGATGTGGATCGACGACCGGGTGTGGCTCCCGCATCTCGTCGCCGGCGAAACCTTCCGCGGGACGTTCGTACTGAGCGACGACGGCGAGTCACTGGTGCGCTACGAGATGGACATCGGCGTCGCCGTGGAGTGA
- a CDS encoding cysteine hydrolase family protein, with protein sequence MQLDADSAAVVVVDMQNGFCHPDGSLHAPGSEDAIEPVGEAVSTAREAGAEVVWTRDVHPPEQFEDAHYYDEFDRWGEHVLEGSWEAEIVDGLDPRKEDLEVVKHTYDAFYETQLEGWLDAHDIDDLVICGTLANVCVLHTASSAGLRDYRPVLVEDAVGHIEEGHREYALEHADFLFGEVAPLADIEFA encoded by the coding sequence ATGCAACTCGACGCCGACAGCGCGGCGGTCGTCGTGGTGGACATGCAGAACGGGTTCTGCCACCCCGACGGCAGCCTCCACGCACCGGGGAGCGAAGACGCGATCGAACCCGTCGGCGAGGCGGTGTCGACGGCCCGCGAGGCGGGCGCCGAGGTCGTCTGGACCCGCGACGTACACCCGCCCGAGCAGTTCGAGGACGCCCACTACTACGACGAGTTCGACCGCTGGGGCGAACACGTCCTCGAAGGCTCCTGGGAGGCGGAGATCGTCGACGGGCTCGACCCCCGTAAGGAGGACCTGGAGGTCGTGAAACACACCTACGACGCCTTCTACGAGACCCAGCTGGAGGGGTGGCTCGACGCCCACGACATCGACGACCTGGTGATCTGCGGGACGCTGGCGAACGTCTGCGTGCTCCACACCGCCTCCAGCGCGGGCCTGCGAGACTACCGGCCGGTGCTGGTCGAGGACGCCGTCGGCCACATCGAGGAAGGTCACCGCGAGTACGCCCTGGAACACGCCGATTTCCTGTTCGGCGAGGTCGCGCCGCTGGCCGACATCGAGTTCGCCTGA
- a CDS encoding GNAT family N-acetyltransferase, whose product MDPDTDPGRLRRYEPRDRDAVWSLHRTALRDAGSNPEDVPDNDDIRAIEANYLDTGGEFLVVEVGGQDGDGEVVAMGGLAVEGEEIPDGAGELLRIAVHIDHQREGYGGRVVAGLEDAARERGLDRVFLWTAQRQRSAVRFYRSRGYEGTDHRTEGEYELLRFEKALG is encoded by the coding sequence ATGGATCCCGACACCGATCCCGGTCGGCTCCGCAGATACGAACCGCGGGACCGAGATGCCGTCTGGAGTCTGCACCGGACCGCGCTACGCGACGCCGGCTCGAACCCCGAAGACGTGCCCGACAACGACGACATCCGCGCTATCGAGGCGAACTACCTCGACACAGGCGGGGAGTTCCTCGTGGTCGAAGTCGGCGGCCAGGACGGGGACGGCGAGGTCGTCGCGATGGGCGGGCTCGCCGTCGAGGGCGAGGAGATCCCCGACGGAGCGGGCGAACTACTGCGGATCGCGGTCCACATCGACCACCAGCGCGAGGGCTACGGCGGCCGGGTCGTCGCCGGGCTGGAGGACGCGGCCCGCGAGCGCGGGCTCGACCGGGTGTTCCTCTGGACCGCCCAGCGCCAGCGGTCGGCCGTCCGCTTCTACCGCTCGCGAGGCTACGAGGGCACCGACCACCGGACCGAGGGCGAGTACGAACTGCTGCGCTTCGAGAAGGCGCTGGGCTAG
- a CDS encoding MOSC domain-containing protein yields the protein MPPLSEIRVYPVKSLDPEPVESVRLADSGAIESDRRYALFDADGDYVNGKNERRVHRIRSEFDFGAGEVRLREQGSDEWARFDPEADRGELEAWLSEFFGYDVTVRRDDEQGHPDDTSAGGPTLISTATLEAVASWFDGESGRPAVDAAELRRRFRPNLVVDAPAFWEDRLYADRASTVGFSVGGVEFAGVNPCQRCVVPTRDPDTGESDDGFRERFVERRRATLPEWVDRDWYDHFYRLMVNTRVPGAPATLSVGDRVACDRESAADPA from the coding sequence ATGCCACCGCTCTCCGAGATCCGGGTCTACCCCGTCAAGTCGCTCGACCCCGAACCCGTCGAGTCGGTCCGGTTGGCCGACTCGGGCGCCATCGAGTCCGACCGCCGCTACGCGCTGTTCGACGCCGACGGCGACTACGTCAACGGGAAAAACGAACGACGGGTCCACCGGATCCGCTCCGAGTTCGACTTCGGCGCGGGCGAGGTCCGTCTGCGCGAGCAGGGGAGCGACGAGTGGGCCCGATTCGACCCCGAGGCCGACCGCGGCGAACTCGAAGCGTGGCTCTCGGAGTTCTTCGGCTACGACGTGACCGTCCGACGCGACGACGAACAGGGGCACCCCGACGACACGTCGGCGGGCGGCCCGACGCTCATCTCGACGGCGACCCTGGAGGCCGTCGCGTCGTGGTTCGACGGCGAGTCCGGCCGCCCGGCCGTCGACGCGGCGGAACTGCGGCGGCGTTTCCGGCCGAACCTCGTCGTCGACGCGCCCGCCTTCTGGGAGGACCGGCTGTACGCCGACCGGGCGTCGACCGTCGGCTTCTCGGTCGGCGGCGTCGAGTTCGCCGGCGTCAACCCCTGTCAGCGCTGCGTCGTTCCGACGCGGGACCCGGACACCGGGGAGTCCGACGACGGGTTCCGCGAGCGGTTCGTCGAGCGCCGCCGGGCGACCCTCCCCGAGTGGGTCGACCGCGACTGGTACGACCACTTCTACCGCCTGATGGTCAACACCCGCGTCCCCGGCGCCCCCGCGACGCTCTCCGTGGGCGACCGCGTCGCCTGCGACCGCGAATCCGCCGCTGACCCCGCCTGA
- a CDS encoding helix-turn-helix domain-containing protein, with translation MRQVTFETTYPPEAAHPLHRRLTGDGPVTRAELLIWGPTADVTTLTWFDAEPAAVNEVLDAVDSATETRLVAADGGTYAFVRQSAYELPEAALEAVADSRVAFVPPVSFRGSGAARFEAVGESDALAEFYRDLDAAFDTEVVRVREFRRWPEPARLTDRQREALEAAVAVGYYDVDRSGSVADVATALDCAPSTAGELLRRAESAVLTAFAGES, from the coding sequence ATGCGGCAGGTCACCTTCGAGACGACGTACCCGCCTGAGGCGGCCCACCCGCTCCATCGGCGACTGACGGGTGACGGGCCGGTGACGCGGGCCGAGCTGCTGATCTGGGGGCCGACGGCCGACGTGACCACGCTCACCTGGTTCGACGCGGAGCCGGCGGCCGTGAACGAGGTGCTCGACGCGGTCGATTCGGCGACCGAAACGCGGCTGGTGGCCGCCGACGGGGGGACCTACGCGTTCGTCCGGCAGTCGGCCTACGAACTCCCCGAGGCCGCGCTGGAAGCGGTCGCCGACTCACGGGTCGCCTTCGTCCCGCCCGTCTCCTTCCGGGGGTCCGGCGCGGCGCGGTTCGAGGCCGTCGGCGAGTCGGACGCGCTCGCGGAGTTTTACCGGGATCTGGACGCCGCCTTCGACACCGAGGTCGTTCGCGTCCGCGAGTTCCGCCGCTGGCCCGAGCCCGCGCGGCTGACCGACCGCCAGCGAGAGGCGCTGGAAGCCGCCGTCGCCGTCGGCTACTACGACGTGGACCGGTCGGGCTCGGTCGCGGACGTGGCGACGGCACTGGACTGCGCACCCAGCACGGCGGGGGAACTCCTGCGGCGGGCGGAGTCGGCCGTCCTGACGGCGTTCGCCGGCGAATCGTGA